In Montipora foliosa isolate CH-2021 chromosome 13, ASM3666993v2, whole genome shotgun sequence, one DNA window encodes the following:
- the LOC137983101 gene encoding FAD synthase-like: MADEVIEKKPSAANCTAGIIIIGDEILKGHTKDTNSYFLLKKLWSLGIKVGKISFLSDDVDEIAHEVKLFSSRFSFVITTGGIGPTHDDVTMAGIAKAFDEDLVLNEELIKLLSSALDRDSKPNFDSQSSHLKMAKVPKSLKLSHGDNPRAKQCNFPLLSVRNVYIFPGVPEYLELEFSLLENQLVVSNCERRFFLRNIYLSAEETEIASILQEVHEKFKMIVHLGSYPDISNHKFKVKLTLESDNLKYLEEAWHYLQHRLPKDIIVKIEGDGCDMSDQISSSSAHDTFKQVQGVEKVYRLLDPADETRTSGCIKGAWAVIQQTLQLYSLDELCISFNGGKDCTVLLHILHAALSKQSLLTQPLKALYIRSNSPLPQAEQFISQTKERYNLNLITMTGNMKAALKTLKETYPSIKATLLGTRRHDPFSDGLRTFSPTDPGWPHYMRVNPILDWHHSDVWSVIRECNISYCSLYDQGYTSLGSAHNTAPNPNLRCEDGSGKYKPAYMLEDDKLERAGRS, from the exons atggcggacgaagtcATCGAAAAGAAGCCGTCGGCAGCGAACTGCACAGCAGGGATCATTATAATAGGAGATGAGATTCTAAAGGGTCACACGAAAGACACCAACTCTTACTTCCTGTTGAAAAAGCTGTGGTCGTTGGGAATCAAAGTGGGGAAAATTTCATTCCTTTCGGATGATGTAGATGAAATTGCTCATGAGgtcaaattgttttcttcaCGCTTCTCTTTCGTAATCACTACCGGGGGAATCGGTCCTACACACGATGATGTAACTATGGCAGGGATTGCAAAAGCTTTTGATGAAGATCTTGTTCTTAATGAAGAACTGATTAAGTTGCTTTCAAGCGCGTTGGACCGTGAttcaaaaccaaattttgattcTCAGTCGTCTCATCTGAAAATGGCGAAAGTGCCAAAATCTTTGAAACTATCCCATGGAGACAACCCGAGAGCAAAACAGTGCAATTTCCCTCTTTTATCTGTTCGTAACGTCTATATCTTCCCAGGGGTTCCAGAATATCTGGAACTTGAGTTTAGTCTTTTGGAAAACCAACTTGTAGTTTCGAACTGCGAGAGGCGTTTTTTCTTGCGAAACATATATCTTTCAGCTGAAGAAACTGAAATTGCGTCTATTCTGCAGGAAGTGCACGAAAAATTCAAGATGATTGTCCATTTAGGCTCTTATCCCGATATTTCCAATCATAAATTCAAGGTTAAGTTGACCTTGGAGTCTGATAATTTGAAATACTTAGAAGAAGCCTGGCACTACCTCCAGCACAGGTTACCCAAGGACATCATTGTTAAGATTGAAGGAGATGGATGTGACATGTCAGATCAGATCA GTTCATCCTCTGCACATGATACGTTTAAGCAAGTACAAGGTGTGGAGAAAGTCTACAGATTGTTAGATCCTGCAGATGAGACTAGAACCAGTGGCTGTATTAAAGGAGCCTGGGCAGTAATTCAGCAGACTCTGCAACTGTACTCGTTGGATGAACTATGCATCAGTTTCAATGGTGGAAAAGACTGCACTGTCTTGCTTCACATTCTTCATGCTGCATTGAGTAAACAGTCACTGCTGACTCAACCGCTGAAAGCTCTTTACATTCGCAGCAACTCACCATTGCCCCAAGCCGAACAATTCATCTCACAGACCAAAGAAAGGTACAATTTGAATCTCATAACCATGACTGGGAATATGAAAGCAGCTCTAAAAACACTCAAAGAGACCTATCCGTCTATCAAGGCCACTCTCCTTGGAACTAGGAGACATGACCCATTCTCCGATGGATTGCGCACCTTCTCCCCGACTGATCCTGGTTGGCCTCATTACATGAGGGTCAATCCAATTTTGGATTGGCATCATTCTGATGTTTGGTCTGTCATAAGAGAATGCAACATCTCCTACTGCTCCCTTTATGATCAAGGGTATACTTCGCTGGGAAGTGCACACAATACTGCACCTAATCCTAACTTGAGATGTGAAGATGGCAGTGGTAAATACAAGCCTGCCTACATGTTGGAGGATGATAAACTTGAGAGAGCAGGAAGGAGCTGA